A stretch of Candidatus Angelobacter sp. DNA encodes these proteins:
- a CDS encoding DUF2203 domain-containing protein → MRHRFKKHYTRDEARALLPRIRRWLKELSESRHQLEEYDQQLARLLADGRDAGGETVNQWVKTLAGVQKTLREFHKREIQIKDLDRGLIDFPAIIGGKEVFLCWEQDEEDIEFWHDLESGYGGRERL, encoded by the coding sequence ATGCGGCACCGTTTCAAGAAACACTACACGCGCGACGAGGCGCGTGCGCTGCTGCCCCGGATCCGCCGCTGGCTCAAGGAACTTTCCGAATCGCGCCACCAACTGGAGGAATACGACCAGCAGCTGGCCCGGTTGCTGGCCGACGGCAGGGACGCGGGCGGCGAAACCGTCAATCAATGGGTCAAAACACTCGCCGGCGTCCAAAAGACCCTGCGCGAATTCCACAAACGGGAGATTCAAATCAAGGACCTCGATCGTGGTCTGATCGATTTTCCCGCCATCATCGGCGGGAAGGAGGTGTTTCTCTGTTGGGAACAGGACGAAGAGGACATCGAGTTCTGGCACGACCTGGAATCAGGCTACGGCGGACGCGAACGGCTCTAA